From the genome of Paucidesulfovibrio gracilis DSM 16080:
GCGGTTTTCTTCGGCCAGCCGCGCCAGCTCCAGGGCATTGCGGGAGATGGTCACCACTTTGTCCAGGGAGAGCGGTTTTTCTATGAAGTCGAACGCGCCGTTCTTCAAGGCCGTGACCGCGGTTTCAATGGTGCCGTGTCCCGAAATCATGATCACGGGCAGGTCGGGCTGATCGGCGCGCACCTGCTCTAGAGTCTCCAGGCCGTCGCGACCCGGCAGCCAGATGTCCAGAAACAGACAGTCCGCGCCCTGTTCGGCCAGGATGTCCAGGCCCGCTTCCGCGCTGCCCGCCTCCAGCACCTCGTGGCCTTCGTCTTCCAGAATGCCGCGAAGGGAAAAACGGATATCCTCTTCGTCGTCGATGATCAGGATGGTTCCGGACATGGCGCTGCTCCCGCTGCTTGGTGTGACCCGTGGTGCGTGAGGATACGTAAAACCCGGTCCCAGCTCAACCGGATCTTGCAGAATGCTTCGGCATGGCCGTTCCGCAAGAGCGGGATTATTTGAGGCGGTCCGCCTTGAGCTGACCGCAGGCGGCTTTGATGTCCGCGCCCATGGAGCGCCGGATCGTGGCGGTCATGCCGCGATCCCAAAGGTACTTTTCAAACCGCTCCACCTGTTGCCGGTCCGGAGAGCGATAGGGCGCATCATCCGTGGCGTTGTAGGCGATCAGGTTGACCTTGCAGCGCCGGTTTTGCAGCAGGTCCGCCAGTTGGCGGGCGTGCTCCAGAGAATCGTTGACCCCGCCGAGCAGCAGGTATTCAAAGGTGATGCGCTCCCGCGGCCGCATGGGAAAGCGGTCCAGGCAGGCCATGAGTTCATCCAGGGGGACGCGGGCGGCCTTGGGCATGATCCGGGCGCGCAGTTCCTGGGTGGGCGCATGCAGGGAGATGGCGGGCAGGGCCAGCTCGGAGCGGCCGAGAATGTCGAGCTGCTTGGGCAATCCCACGGTGGAGACCGTGGCCCGCCGCCAGGAAATGTTCAGGCCGATGTCGCTGTTCATGGTCCGCAGCACATCCAGCAGCGTGTCCAGGTTGTTCAATGGCTCGCCCATGCCCATGAACACGAGATTGCGCAGCTCGGGCAGACCTTGGTCCACCAAAAAACGGCGGCCCACCAGAATCTGGCCCAGAATTTCGCCGTGGGTCATGTTGCGCTCAAAGCCCATCTGCCCGGTATTGCAAAAGGTGCAGGCCATGGCGCAGCCCACCTGGGTGGACAGGCATTGGGTATAGCGGCCCTGCACGCTGGGGATGAGCACGGTTTCCACTAGGCAGTCATCATGCAGCCGAAGCAGAAACTTGACCGTGCCGTCCTTGGAGCGGTGGGTTTCGGCCACTTCGGGCCAATGCACACACGCCAGCTCGGGCAGGCCAGCGCGAAGCTCCTTGGAAAGGTTGGTCATGTCCTCAAAGCGGCGGGCGTCCTTTTGCCACATCCAGCGCCAGAGCTGATCCGCGCGGAAACGCGGCAATCCCAGGGTTTGCACCACAAAGGCTTCCAGCCCGTCATAGGTAAGGTCGAGAAGATTGATCGGCGGCATAGCCCGCACATTGGTGCGGGGGGGCGCGGGTGTCAAGTGGGGAATCGCGGAACAGGTCGCGGTTTTTGTTCCTTGGCGAACCGCGCAATTCCGCGTATTGGCAACCACCGGAAAAACAAGCTATTATAAACACAGCTTCCGGGCAGCCGCGGACCGGACCCGCGCGGCGGCCGCGGCCTGGATGTTATCATGGTTGGAATCAAGCGGGATTTGTAGCATACACGGTGAGGAAACCATTTCGACCCCGTTTCGGACGGTCTCGCACCCCAACCAAGGAGGACGCCATGACAGCCGATCTGCTGGACTGGACCAATGCCGGGCTGGCGGACATGGACGACGCCCAGTATCGGGCCAGGGCCACGGAACTGGCCCAACGCCTGCGCGACGAAGTGCACACGGGCAAGCTGCCCTTTTTGCGCATGGATTATCTGAGCGCCCTGCTGCCGGAATTGGGGCGGCTGGAGCCGTGGTTGCGCGGGTTCGACCATATGCTGCTGCTGGGCATCGGCGGCTCCGCCCTGGGTGCGCGCGCCCTGCAAAAGGCCTTTGCCCCGGGCCAGGACCGGCCCGGCCACCAGGGACCATGGCTCTGGATCGCGGACAACGTGGACCCCGCGGACCTGGAATCCTATCTGGCCTGGCTGCCGGCGGAAAAAACCGTGGTGGTCACGGTTTCCAAGTCCGGCGGCACCATTGAAACCGTGGGCCAATATTTCATCCTGCGCGAGTGGTTGCGCGATCGGCTCGGCAAAGCCTGGAAGGACCACGCCCTGCTGGTCACAGACGCCACACGGGGCTTTTTGCGCGAGGAGGCCGCCAACCAGGGCATCCGCGCCTTGCCCGTACCCGACAACCTGGGCGGACGCTATTCCGTGCTTTCCGCCGTGGGACTGGTTCCGGCCCTGTTCCTGGGCATGGACTGCCGCGCCCTGACCGAAGGCGCCCGGGAGGTGGCCGCGCCGCTGGCGGACATGGACCTGCACGGCGAAGCCCTGGCCGCGCATCCCGCCTTTGAACTGGCGGTCTGGGCCAATGCCTTGATGTACGCGGGATTTGATGAAATGATTTTTTTCACCTACATTCCGCCCATGGCGTGGTTCGGCGACTGGTTCGCCCAACTCTGGGCCGAGAGCCTGGGCAAACGGGGCAAGGGCAGTCAGCCCATTCCCGCAGTGGGCGTCACGGACCAGCACTCCGTGAACCAAATGTTCCTGGACGGTCCGCGCAACAAGGCCTGCCTTTTTTTGACCAGCCCGGCCCAGCCGCGCGGTCCCCGGTTCCCCAACGAACTGCCGGACGCGTTCGGCTATGTACGCGGCAAGGATTTCGGCGAACTGATCCATGCCGAAGGCCTGGGAACGCGCATGGCCCTGAGCGCCAGCGGCGTGCCCCTGGTGGAACTGCGCCTTTCACGGCCTGATCAGCGCGCGGCCGGAAAGCTCATCGCCCTGCTGGGCGCGGCCACCCTGCTCACCGGCTGGCTCATGGACATCAATCCCGTGGACCAGCCCGCTGTGGAGCTGGGCAAGCGTCTGGCCAAGGCCCGCCTGGGAGCCGACGGCCTGGAAAAGGAAAAGGCCGAACTGGACGCCTTCCTGGGCGCACAACGAAACGAGCAGGAGTTCTAGGGAATTGACCCCCGCATCCGAAAGCCGGTCCATGCCGCTGCAATTCGTCAAGGTGCTCTCCTGGAGCATCCTGTTCCTGATCCTGGTCTTCAACCTGGGGTTCTCCTTTTTCGTCTCCAATTACGCAGAGAGCACCCTGCTGGAAAAACAAAAGGAATTCAGTCTGCTCCTGGCAGAAAACCTCAGCCACCAGATCTACACCCGCTTCACCCTGCCCACACTGGTAGGCTATGGGCGCATCCGGCTGCGGAACGAGGAGCAGGCCACGCGCCTGGACCAGACCGTGCGCACCACCATCCACAGCTTCCGCGTGGAAGAAGTACGCATCTATTCCCTGGACCAGACCATCTCCTACTCCACCACCAAGGACATCGTGGGGACCAAGGGCGAGGGCAACGAATACCTGGACGTGGCCCTCCAGGACCAGGTCTACAGCTTTGATCTGCACAGCCGCATTTCCCGGCTGGGCGCGCTGCTGCACTTCAACATGCCGCCCGGCACCATGAAACTGCGCACCTACTACCCCCTGCGCTCGGAGGAAAACCTCAGCGGCGGTCCCACCGGCCACCTCATGGGCGTGCTGGAATTCACCCAGGACATCACCCATGAATACGTCAAGGTGGTCAATTTTGAACGGCTGGTGGTGGCCTCGGCCCTGCTGACCTCCCTGCTGCTGTTCTATGTGATCATGACCGTGCTGCGCCGCACCGAGCGGCTCAACGCCATCCGTATGGAAGAAAAGGAACGCCTGGAACGCGAGCTGATGCAGCAGGAAAAGCTGGCGGGCATGGGCCGCATGGTGGCGGGCGTGGCCCACGAAATCCGCAACCCTCTGGGCATCATCCGCTCCACCAGCGAACATTTGATCAAAAAGGCCAAAAAGGAAGGCAATTCCCAAAGCCGACTGCTGGAAGCCATTCACGAGGAATCCGAACGCCTCTCCAAGGTGGTCACGGATTTTCTGGACTATGCCCGGCCCAAGCAGCCGCACATGCGCGAAGTGGATCTGGGCCGCGTGGTGGAACAGGTCAGCGTGTTCTTGGAGCACGAATGCTCGGCCAAGGGCGTGGTCATTCAAAGCGACCTCCAGCCGGGCCTTACCGTACACGGCGACAAGGACCAGCTCTACCGCGCCTTCTACAACATCGTGTCCAACTCCATCCAGGCGCTGGACGGCGCGGGCAACATCACCATCAGCGGCGCCCACGAGCTGGACGTGGTGCACCTCATTTTCATGGATGACGGCCCGGGCTTTGCATCCGAGCATATCGACAAGCTCAAGGATCCCTTCTTCACCACCAAGGAGACCGGAACCGGCCTGGGACTGGCCATTGTGGGCAGCATCCTGGAAGGACACGGCGCGCAATGGACCCTGTCCTGCGGCCTTGACGGCGGCGCGCGCGTGGACGTGATCTTCCCGGCAGGGGAGACCCGGTCCGACTAAGGCCCGGGCAGGCCCGGCGCTGGAGCTGCGCCGCCACACCCAACGCAAAACATCCGCAACCATCGGCAATCCGCAAGAGGACCGACATGAGCACCAATATTCTGCTGCTGGACGACGAAAAAAACTATCTCCTGGTGCTGCAAAGCGTGCTTGAGGACGAGGGCTATTCCGTGACCGGCCTTTCCAATCCGGAAATGGGCCTGGCCTACCTGGAGGATTCCGAGGTGGACGTCATTGTCACGGACATGAAGATGCCGGGCATGACAGGCCAGGACGTGCTGGAGCACGTCAAAAAAAGCTACCCGCACATTCCGGTGCTGATCATGACCGCGTTCGGCTCCATCGAGTCCGCGGTGGAGGCCATGCGCATCGGCGCGTTCGACTACATCACCAAGCCCTTCAACAACGAAGAGCTGCTCCTCTCCCTGGACAAGGCCGCGCGCTTCGCCCGTACCCAGCAGGAAAACCGCCTGCTGCGCCAGCAAATTCAGGAACGCTTCGGCGCGGACAACATCATCGGCCGGGGCAAGGCCATGCAGAGCGTGCTGGAAATGGTCCACCGGGCCGGGCCAAGCAAGTCCACGGTGCTCATCTCCGGGGAGTCCGGCACGGGCAAGGAACTGGTGGCCCGCGCCATCCACAACGCCTCCCCCCGCAAGGACGCCTCCTTCATCTCCGTGAACTGCGCGGCCCTGAACCCCGGCGTGCTGGAAAGCGAACTGTTCGGCCACGAAAAAGGCTCCTTCACCGGCGCCACGGCCATGCGCAAAGGCCGGTTCGAGAGCGCCAACCACGGCACCCTGTTCCTGGACGAAATCGGGGAAATCTCCATGGACACCCAGGTCAAGCTGCTGCGCGTGCTCCAGGAACGCACCTTTGAGCGCGTGGGCGGGGCCGATCCCATCGAGGTGGACATCCGCGTGGTGGCGGCCACCAACAAAAACCTGTTGGACGAGGTGCAAAAGGGCAATTTCCGCGAGGATCTCTATTACCGGCTCAACGTGGTCAGCATTGAAATGCCGCCCCTGCGCGAGCGGCGTGAGGACATTCCCCTGCTGGCCGCCTTTTTCCTGGAAAAATACGCCAAGGAAAACACCAAGCCCATCAAAGGATTTTCCACCGCGGCCATGGATTATATCTCCGCCTATGAATGGCCGGGGAACGTGCGCCAGCTGGAAAACGTGATTGAGCGCTGCGTGGTGCTGGCCTCGGGCGAGGTCATTGACGCGGAGGAACTGCCCTCGGAGCTGCGGGACGAGGAAACCCAGCTCAAAAGCGCGGTGGACCTGCTGCCCACCAAGCTCAATCTGGCCCAGACCATGGAACGCATCGAAGCGGCCCTGGTGCGGCGCGCCCTGGTGCGTAGCGATTTCGTGCAGGTCAAGGCCGCTGAACTGTTGGAAATTTCCAAGAGCCTGCTCCAGTACAAGATGAAAAAGTATAAGCTCACCACCAAATAGGACCGGTCCCGGCTTCCCAGGGACCGTTGCGTGCTGCATGACCAGCAGGGTATCCGAATACATTGACGCGCTTCTGGCCGCTCCCGGCCTGGGCGGGCAGGTGGCGCACCACCGCGTGCTGCAAGGCGGGGCGGCCCGGTATGCGGATCCGGCACGGCCGCTGCCCAAGGCGCTGCGTGCGGTGCTGGCGGCCCGGGGCATTGAACGGCTTTACTCCCATCAGGCCGAGGCGTTGAACCTGGCCCGGTCCGGGCGCGACGTGGTGGTGGCCACGCCCACGGCCAGCGGCAAAACATTGACCTATAATCTGCCCGTGTTGGAACAATGCCTGGCCGATCCCGGCTCCCGCGCGTTGTATCTTTTTCCGCTCAAGGCGCTGGCCAGGGATCAGCTCAAAGGATTCCAAGAGCTAACAGCCCTGTTGCCGCCGCAGGCCTTGCGGACTTCCGGGGGGCTGCCGCCTGCCGCTGCCATCTACGACGGGGACACCACGCCCCATTTCCGACGCAAAATCCGAGACAATCCGCCCAATGTGCTGCTGACCAACCCGGATATGCTGCATCTTTCCCTTTTGCCCAACCATGAAAAATGGGCCGAGGTTTTCGCCAACCTGACCCATGTGGTGGTGGACGAGGTCCACACCTACCGGGGCGTGATGGGTTCGCACATGGCCATGGTCTTTCGCCGGCTGCTGCGTATCTGCCGGGCCTGGGGCGCGAATCCGGTCTTTCTTTTCTGCTCGGCCACGGTGGGCAATCCGGCCCAGCTCTGCCAGCGGCTTACAGGCCGCGACGTGACCGACGTGACCCGTACGGGCGCGGGAACCAGCTCCCGGCACATGGTCTTTCTCAATCCACTGGAAGGCGAGGCCCGGGCCGTAATCCAACTGCTGCGGTCCGCCCTGGCCCGCAACCTGCGCACCATCGTGTATGCCCGCTCCCGCAAGCTCACGGAACTGCTCTCCCTTTGGGTGCAGGAACAGTCCGGCTCATACCGGGAACGCATTTCCGCCTACCGTGCCGGTTTTCTGCCCGAGGAACGGCGCGGCATTGAACAGCGCATGGCCTCGGGCGAACTGCTGGCCGTGATCTCCACCTCGGCCCTGGAACTGGGCATTGACATCGGTGGTCTGGATCTCTGCATCCTGGCCGGATATCCGGGATCGGTCATGGCCACGCTGCAACGCGGCGGCCGTGTGGGACGGGCAGGGCAGGAGTCCGCCGTGGTGCTTGTGGCCGGGGAGGACGCCCTGGACCAGCACTTCATGCGTCATCCCGACGACTTTTTTTCCCGCCCGCCCGAAGACGCGGTGCTCAATCCCTTTAACCCGGCCATTTTGGACCGCCATCTGGAATGCGCGGCCGCGGAAATGGAATTGCGCCCGGGCGAGCCGTTCCTACAGGAACAGCCCATGCAGCAGGCCGTACACTCCATGCTGGCCCTGGGCCGTCTGTTCGAGGTGGTGCGCGAACGCTCCGGCGGGGACGGCTCGCCGGAGACCATTGTCACGGGCATCGTGGGTCGGCGCAAACGCCCCCACCGCAACGTGGATCTGCGCGGAGCCGGGCGGTCCATGCACATCCAGGATCGGGACACGAATAAGGAAATCGGCACCGTGGACCAACATCGGGCCTGCAAGGAGACCCACCCCGGAGCCGTGTACCTGCACCGGGGCGCTCCCTGGCTTGTGGACGATCTGGACCTGGACGCGGGCGTGGTCACCGCGCATCGCCAAAGCGTGGGCTGGTACACGCGGGTTCGCGGTTCCAAGACCACGGAAATTCTGGAAGTGGAGCAGGAGACCGTGATTTGCGGCACCCGGGTGCATCTGGGCCGTTTGCGGGTCACCGAAGAAATCACCGGCTATGAAAAACGCAGCGTGCGCGGGGGCCGAATGCTCGGGCTGGTGCCTCTGGACCTGCCGCCAATGGTCTTTGAAACCGAAGGCATTTGGTTTTTGATTCCGGACGAGCTGCGTCGCGACTGCGAAGATGAATATTTGCATTTTATGGGCGGTATTCATGCCCTGGAACACGCGGCCATCGGCATCCTGCCCCTGCTCGTGCTCACGGACCGCAATGACCTGGGCGGCATTTCCACGCCCATGCATCCCCAGGTGGGCGGCTCGGCCGTGTTCATTTACGACGGCCTGCCCGGAGGAGCCGGACTGTCGCGCCAGGCCTTTGCCAAGGCCGAGGAGCTGCTGCGCTCCACGCATCAGACCATTGCGGGCTGTGAATGCGAATTGGGCTGCCCCAGTTGCGTGCATTCCCCCAAATGCGGTTCGGGCAACCGCCCCATGGACAAGGCCGCGGCCCTGTTCCTCAGCGCCCGGCTGCTGGACCGTCCCGCGCCACCGCCCGCCCCGCGTATTGCCGCGCAACCCAAGGAGGAAACCATGCCTGTCGTTGATCCGAAACGCTTTGGCGTACTGGATATTGAGACCCGCCGTTCGGCCCAGGAAGTGGGCGGCTGGAACCGGGCCAAGCTCATGGGCGTTTCCATTGCCGTACTGTATGATTCTGCGGAGGACCGTTTTTTTGACTACGAGGAGCACCAGATAGGCGAGCTGGTGCAGCATCTGCAAACCCTGGATCTGACCATCGGATTCAATATCCTCAAATTCGACTACTCCGTGCTTACCGGATTGAGCGACTTTCCGTTCCACACACTGCCCACCCTGGACCTGCTGGTGCATGTGCACAACCGCCTGGGATACCGGGTCAAACTGGACAATCTGGCCCAGGCCACGCTGAGCGCGGCCAAGAGCGCGGACGGATTACAGGCGCTGCAATGGTGGAAGGAAGGAAGACTTGATCTGATTACGGAATATTGCCGTCAGGATGTGGCCGTGACCCGCGACCTGTACCTGCATGGGCGGGAACACCGGCATGTGTTTTTTACGAACAAGGCCAAGCAAACCGTGCGCCTGCCTGTGGAGTGGTAGCGGCCAACGCGCCCGGCGTTTTAAATGACCGAAAAGAGCATCCTACTCCTCATCCAGGGGCGGCAATTCCCCGCCGCCGCATTGGGCCACGCAGTTGCGGCCCATATCCTTGGCCACGTACAGGGCATGGTCCCCGGCCCGGAGCATGGTCTCCAGATCCGGCAATTCCTCGGGATCCGAGGTGCAACTGCCGATGCTCACGGTATACTGAATCATGCGTCCCCCGGGCGTGGCAAGACGCCTCCCCTCCACCGCGACCCGAAGCCGCTCCGCAATGTTCCGGGCAGTCATCGCGTCCGCATGGGGCAAAAAGACCACAAATTCCTCCCCGCCGTAGCGGCCGAACAAATCCGAGCGGCGCAACTGCTGCCCCACCACCTGGCTGAAGTCCACCAGCACCTGATCGCCCATGCTGTGGCCGAAGGTGTCGTTGATTTTTTTGAAATGATCCAAATCCATCATCAGCAGGGAGCTGGCGCGGCCCTCCCGATGGACAAGATCCAGAAGACGTTGTGTTTGTTCCAAAAAGGCGTTGCGGTTCCATAAACCGGTCAGTCCGTCCCGCGTGGCGGCGCGTTGCAGTTCAGCGTCGTCCTGCTCCTTGCAGAGCAATAAAAATCCCACGCTGCCCAAAAGCATGAGCAGATACGTGGGCAAAAACGATACCGACGCGGTCATGGCAGGTGTAAACAGCGCAAAATGGAACTCCGACATGGCCGCGGCAAGGGAGCGATACAGCAATCCCAGGGAGGAGAGCAGATACAGCACGCCCATGGTGCGGCGAAGCGGCGTATAGTGGTCGGGTCGCAACAGGCTCAGGGCCGGAACAAAATACAGCAGCGCGGCGAAACAAGCCCCCATGATCACGCGCAGATTCCTGTCCTGCCCTTCCAGCAATATGAAAAGCACGGACCCCAGAGCCACGGCCGCCAGGAATTTGGCCAGCAACTTCCTGCCGTGCGGTCGCCACAGGCTGGTGACCGCATGCGCTTCCAAAGCGAAACCGAGAAAAATCAGCGGATTGGCTATTGTCGAGGTAACCAGGTCCGGCAGGGTGCCACGCCCGGCAAGCAGCAGCCAGGCCACGGCCTGAAACAACTTGCCCGCAACAAAGGTGGCGTGGGCAAGGTAGGTGGTTCGCTGCCGCCCGTACACCCAGACCAGCAGCACAGAGAGGAGATTGCCCAGAAACAGGGCGAGAATGATGGTGAACGTATCGATTCGCAGGGGCATTATTTTTCCTCCAGGGGCACAGGGGGACCAGATACCCTACCCATCTTGCATGGCCAGGGCAAGGCCGGTGCAAAACAAGACCGGAGATTCATTGACACGAAACGGCCCGCAACCCCCGCAGAACGGGAGGCGGGAGCGGCTTGCACAAATCTTTGCCAAATCGCGTCGGCGTGGTTATCTTGGGCTTCGGAGGACGACATATGAAACTGGACATCGTAACATATCCCGATGAGGTGCTCTCCACCGACTGCGAGCGCGTGGAAGAGATCACCCCGGAGCTTCGTCAGCTGATCGACGATATGGTGGAAACCATGTATGAGGGCGACGGCGTTGGGCTGGCCGCCCCCCAAGTGGGCAAGGACATCCGGCTCATCACCGTGGACCGCACCGGACCAAAAAAGCGTAAGGAACTGCACGTCATCATCAATCCGGAAATCGTGGCCCGCGAAGGCGAGGTGGATTCCCCGGAAGCCTGCCTGAGCTGCCCCGGATTTCAGGTCACGCTGAAGCGCAGTGAAAAAGTACGCGTCACAGGCATGGACCAGGACGGCAACGACGTGTGCATTGACGCGGACGACCTGCTGGCCATCATTCTCCAGCACGAAATCGACCACCTCGACGGAAAAACCATCGTGGACCGGGCCGGTCGCCTGAAGCGGTCCATGTACCAGAAGAAAGTGAAGAAATGGAAGAAGTAACCTCACATGCACCGCTCCGCGTGGTCTTTATGGGTACGCCGGACTTCGCGGCGGCGATCCTGGATGCCCTGGCAAACTGGGAAGGCTGCGATGTGGCCGGGGTTTACACCCAGCCGGACCGGCCCTGCGGACGCGGACGCAAGTGCCGCCCCAGCGCCGTAAAAATCAAGGCATTGGAACTCGGGCTGCCCGTGTACCAGCCGGAACATTTCCGCACGCCCGAATCCCTGGCCGAACTGGCCTCCCTGCGGCCCGACGTGCTTGTGGTGGCGGCCTACGGCCTGATTCTACCCCAAGCCGTGCTGGACGTTCCCCGGCTCATGCCCATCAACGTGCATGCCTCGCTGCTTCCGCAATACCGGGGAGCCGCGCCCATCCAGCGCGCCATCCAGAACGGGGACGAAATAACCGGCACCACCATCATGCGCATGGAAGCCGGGCTGGATTCCGGTCCCATCCTGCTGCAACGCGCCCTGCGCATCGGCTACGAACAGCACGCCGGGGACATCCACGACGAACTGGCCGTACAGGGCGGAACATTGATCGTGGAAGCCCTGGAACGGCTGCAACACGGTGCCCTGGCGAGCATTCCCCAGGATCATGACCGGGCCACCCACGCGGAAAAACTCCGCAAGGAAGAAGGCGAGGTGGACTGGAACCGGCCCGCGGAAACCATCCACAGCCATATCCGCGCCATGCACCCCTGGCCCGGTGCCTACTGGCATTGGACCGGCCGCGGCGACCCCTTGCGCCTGAACGTGCTCCCGGGCCGCCCGGGCCGGGAACTCGAGCCGAACGAGGCCGAGCCGGGAGCCATTCTGGGCGAGGAAGAAGGGCTGCTGGCCATTGCCTGCGCGGATAGAGTCTACCTGACCCCCGGAGTCAAACCCCAAGGCAAACGGGAAATGGACGCCACCGCCTTTTGTTGCGGATACATGAACATTTGCGCGTAGCTCAGGCATTGCCGAGCCGCCGCGCCAGACCCGGCACGGCCCTGCGCCGCCGGAAACAAAATACGAGCCCACGAGCATGGCCACACCCAAAAAACGACTTTTCATCGGCCTGATCGCCGGTTCCTGCGTCCTGCTGGGATTGGCTCTCGTGGTGCTCTGGGTAGTGCCTTACGTGGGTCTGGACAATATCCATCCCTGGTTGAAATGGATCTGGGGCGCGGTTCTGGGCGCGGTTATGCTGCTCATCGGCTGGGCCGCCCTGGGGCTGGTGGTCAACGTCTGGACCGGCCGCCCCATGCCCGGCACAGGCCGGCTGCGCGGCATCACGGTCAAGCTCTTTCTGCCGCTCA
Proteins encoded in this window:
- the fmt gene encoding methionyl-tRNA formyltransferase, which translates into the protein MEEVTSHAPLRVVFMGTPDFAAAILDALANWEGCDVAGVYTQPDRPCGRGRKCRPSAVKIKALELGLPVYQPEHFRTPESLAELASLRPDVLVVAAYGLILPQAVLDVPRLMPINVHASLLPQYRGAAPIQRAIQNGDEITGTTIMRMEAGLDSGPILLQRALRIGYEQHAGDIHDELAVQGGTLIVEALERLQHGALASIPQDHDRATHAEKLRKEEGEVDWNRPAETIHSHIRAMHPWPGAYWHWTGRGDPLRLNVLPGRPGRELEPNEAEPGAILGEEEGLLAIACADRVYLTPGVKPQGKREMDATAFCCGYMNICA